In the Topomyia yanbarensis strain Yona2022 chromosome 3, ASM3024719v1, whole genome shotgun sequence genome, one interval contains:
- the LOC131688440 gene encoding adult-specific cuticular protein ACP-20-like: protein MIKFAVVTVALVGVTLAFEHYGFVNEVKHIPYKWYGGGQGGFGGGIGGGIGGDIGGGFGGGLGGGFGGGVGGGFGGGIGGGLGGGIGGGEVSLERHGLDYYSYPKYKYEYGVKDYHTGDHKSQWEVRDGDVVKGEYTLDEPDGTKRIVEYYADDKNGFEAKVKNIGHSIGGGQGGFGGEEGGFGGGYHGLGYSYSKLKKYN, encoded by the exons ATGATCAAGTTTGCCGTGGTAACCGTTGCCCTGGTGGGCGTAACTTTGGCCTTCGAACACTACGGGTTCGTCAACGAGGTTAAACACATCCCATACAAGTGGTACGGTGGCGGCCAGGGTGGCTTCGGTGGTGGAATCGGCGGCGGAATTGGCGGCGACATTGGCGGCGGTTTTGGCGGTGGTTTGGGCGGCGGCTTTGGCGGAGGAGTGGGTGGTGGTTTCGGGGGTGGAATTGGCGGCGGACTGGGTGGCGGCATCGGCGGAGGCGAGGTAAGTTTGGAGCGACA TGGTTTGGATTACTACTCGTACCCGAAGTACAAGTACGAGTACGGAGTGAAGGACTACCATACCGGTGATCACAAAAGCCAGTGGGAGGTTCGTGATGGAGATGTCGTCAAGGGCGAGTACACGCTGGATGAACCCGATGGCACCAAGCGTATTGTGGAGTACTACGCCGATGACAAGAACGGGTTCGAAGCCAAGGTGAAAAACATTGGACATTCCATCGGTGGAGGACAGGGTGGCTTCGGAGGTGAGGAGGGTGGATTTGGAGGCGGTTATCACGGTCTCGGATACAGCTACAGCAAACTGAAGAAGTACAACTGA